The sequence TGGTGATGTCGGTAAGCGCGCCGAGCGCGCCGATCAGGAGCCCCGCCAGCAAGAGACCCCTGATGTTGACCTCGAGCCCGCTCAAGCCGATGTAGCGGGCCTCGTCCGAGCCGAAGCCCGTCAGGTAGGCGAGGTCGGTAAAGAGGACGCCCAGAGCCATGGTGACGATCACCGTCAGCAGGGTGCCCAGCAGCGCCGCCGAGGTGCTCCAGGAGACGCCGTGGACGAAGTAGATGGCCATCACCAGCATGCCGCCCACGCCCGCCAGCGACACCAGGACCGGGCTGTAGCCCGCCAAGATGGCCGGCACCACGAAAAAGATGGCGATCGCCAGGCTGGCCCCCGTGGAGATAAAGGCGCGCAGGCCCTTGCCCCGGCCGATGGCCACGGACACGACCAGAAAGAGTAGGGTGAGCCACAACAGCGCCGGGCGACGGATCCAGTCCTCGACGTTGTAGCGGAGACCGTCCGGGCCCAGCGAAAAGAAGAGCTGGACGTTCTCGCCCTCGCGGAAGTCGGGAAGCTGGGCGTAGGGATTGACGCCGAAGTCTTCGCTCCACAGCTCGCCGAGCTCGGCGCGGATGAGCTCGCCGTTGGCAAGGCGGACGGTGGCGATCCGGGTCCGCGGATCGATGGCGACGATGCGGCCCTCGGCGTGGCCCCAGTCGCGCCCGTAGAGGTAGTCG comes from Deinococcota bacterium and encodes:
- a CDS encoding YibE/F family protein codes for the protein MRAPVLLPRRAAIRHLLLVFGLLLVGAASPYGVAQEPALDPSAGTAYGDGDPLGADPYGDDYLYGRDWGHAEGRIVAIDPRTRIATVRLANGELIRAELGELWSEDFGVNPYAQLPDFREGENVQLFFSLGPDGLRYNVEDWIRRPALLWLTLLFLVVSVAIGRGKGLRAFISTGASLAIAIFFVVPAILAGYSPVLVSLAGVGGMLVMAIYFVHGVSWSTSAALLGTLLTVIVTMALGVLFTDLAYLTGFGSDEARYIGLSGLEVNIRGLLLAGLLIGALGALTDITIVQASVVRELAHVNPAFGLRDLYGRAMNVGLDHIGSLVNTLVLAYTGAALPLLVLLTISEVGILRALNLEIVAAEVVTTLVGSIGLILAVPVTTLIAAFLFRGDRIPVAPGELEHTHHHH